The following proteins are co-located in the Camelina sativa cultivar DH55 chromosome 12, Cs, whole genome shotgun sequence genome:
- the LOC104730257 gene encoding gamma-glutamyl peptidase 2-like, which yields MFSSSFLYICPNTFSVLSPSITSFSLPLFFLIMVKQIRRYALFQATPDSEFVKETYGGYFNVFVSAFGDEGEQWDLFRVIDGEFPRDDDLEKYDGFVISGSLHDAFAEEAWISELCSVCQKLDVMKKKILGICFGLQIICRVRGGKVGRALRGPDLGLRKINIVQEMIEPGGYFGEEVPESLLIIECHRDEVLEPPESAKVIGFSDKCDVEIFSVEDHLFCVQGHPEYNKEILLEITDRVHKIKYIEEECVERAKRTTQKIEPDTRRLHILCKNFLKGRSHLV from the exons ATGTTTAGCTCCTCCTTCCTTTATATATGCCCTAACACATTCTCAGTTCTCTCACCATCAATAacatctttctctctccctctcttcttcctcataatGGTGAAGCAGATAAGACGATACGCTCTGTTTCAGGCCACGCCAGACTCTGAGTTCGTCAAGGAGACGTATGGAGGCTACTTCAACGTATTTGTGTCGGCATTTGGAGACGAAGGAGAGCAATGGGATCTTTTCCGTGTGATCGATGGCGAGTTTCCTCGCGACGACGATCTTGAGAAGTACGATGGGTTCGTCATTAGCGGGAGTCTACATGATGCTTTCGCAGAAGAGGCTTGGATCAGTGAGCTATGCTCTGTTTGCCAAAAACTtgatgtgatgaagaagaaaattctTGGCATATGCTTTGGTCTCCAG ATAATATGTAGAGTAAGAGGTGGAAAGGTGGGAAGGGCTCTTAGAGGACCAGACTTAGGGCTTCGTAAGATAAACATCGTTCAAGAAATGATCGAACCGGGTGGTTACTTTGGTGAAGAAGTTCCCGAGTCATTGTTGATCATAGAATGTCACAGGGACGAAGTACTTGAACCTCCTGAGTCGGCCAAAGTCATTGGATTCTCGGACAAATGTGACGTCGAGATATTCTCTGTGGAAGATCACTTGTTTTGCGTTCAAGGCCATCCTGAGTACAACAAGGAGATTCTCTTGGAGATCACTGATCGTGTCCATAAGATCAAATATATCGAG gaGGAATGTGTGGAGAGAGCTAAGCGTACGACACAAAAGATCGAACCAGACACGAGGCGTTTGCACATTCTTTGCAAGAATTTCTTGAAAGGACGAAGCCACTTGGTTTAA